From a single Budorcas taxicolor isolate Tak-1 chromosome X, Takin1.1, whole genome shotgun sequence genomic region:
- the LOC128070116 gene encoding casein kinase I-like: protein MASSSGSRSEFIAGGKYKLVKKIGSGSFGKVYLAIDITNGEQVAVKLEPQKARQPQLLYESRLYKLLQGGIGVPRVWWYGQEKDYNVLVMDLLGPSLEDLFNFCSRRFTVKTVLMLADQMISRLEYLHTKDFIHRDIKPDNFLMGAGPRCNVFLVDFGLAKRYRDSRTKQHIPYKENKSLTGTARYTSLNSHLGIEQSRRDDMESLGYVLMYFAKSSLPWQGIKAVTMKQKYEKICEKKMATSVEALCNGFPTEFATYLNYCRGLCFEEAPDYNYLRQLFRTLFRTLNYQYDYAFDWIILKQRAAQQAASSSGQGQQAQTPTPTGKKPHTKKE from the exons ATGGCGAGCAGCAGCGGCTCCAGGTCCGAATTCATTGCTGGAGGGAAGTATAAGCTGGTAAAAAAGATCGGGTCTGGCTCCTTCGGGAAAGTCTATTTGGCGATCGATATCACCAATGGTGAGCAAGTGGCAGTGAAGCTAGAACCTCAGAAAGCGAGGCAGCCCCAGCTACTGTATGAGAGCAGACTCTATAAGCTTCTTCAGGGTGGGATTGGCGTTCCCCGCGTATGGTGGTATGGTCAGGAAAAGGACTATAATGTGCTAGTCATGGATCTTCTTGGCCCTAGCCTCGAAGACCTCTTCAATTTCTGTTCAAGACGGTTCACAGTGAAAACTGTACTCATGTTAGCTGACCAGATGATCAGTAGACTCGAATATTTGCATACAAAGGATTTTATACACAGAGATATTAAACCAGATAACTTCCTAATGGGTGCTGGGCCTCGCTGTAAT GTATTCCTTGTTGATTTTGGTTTGGCCAAAAGGTACAGAGACAGCAGGACAAAGCAACACATAccatacaaagaaaataaaagtctcacTGGCACTGCTCGGTATACTAGCCTCAATTCACATCTTGGTATTGAACAGAGTCGCCGAGATGACATGGAATCATTAGGATATGTTTTGATGTATTTTGCTAAAAGCAGCCTGCCATGGCAAGGAATAAAGGCTGTAACAATGAAGCAAAAATACGAAAAGATTTGCGAAAAAAAGATGGCCACATCTGTTGAAGCTTTATGTAACGGATTTCCCACAGAATTTGCTACATACTTAAACTATTGTCGTGGTCTGTGCTTTGAGGAAGCCCCGGATTACAACTACTTGAGGCAGCTTTTCCGCACTCTTTTCAGGACCCTGAATTACCAATATGACTACGCATTTGATTGGATAATATTAAAGCAGAGAGCAGCACAGCAGGCAGCTTCTTCAAGTGGGCAGGGTCAGCAGGcccaaacccccacccccacaggcaAGAAACCTCACACAAaaaaagagtaa
- the LOC128069965 gene encoding LOW QUALITY PROTEIN: eukaryotic initiation factor 4A-II-like (The sequence of the model RefSeq protein was modified relative to this genomic sequence to represent the inferred CDS: deleted 1 base in 1 codon), whose translation MSGGSADYNRERGGPEGMDPDGVIESNWNEIVDNFDDMNLKESLLRGIYGYGFEKPSAIQQRAIIPCIKDPKGILALGDYMGATCHACIGGTNVRNEMQKLQAEAPHIVVGTPGRVFDMLNRRYLSPKWIKMFILDEADEMLSRGFKDQIYEIFQKLNTSIQVVLLSATMPKDVLEVTKKFMRDPIRILVKKEELTLEGIKKFYINVEREEWKLDTLCDLYETLTITQAVIFLNTRRKVDWLTEKMHARDFTVSALHGDMDQKERDVIMREFRSGSSRVLITTDLLAHGIDVQQVSLVINYDLPTNRENYIHRIGRGDRFGRKGVAINFVTEEDKRILRDIETFYNTTVEEMPMNVADLI comes from the exons ATGTCTGGTGGCTCCGCGGATTATAACAGAGAACGTGGCGGCCCAGAGGGAATGGACCCCGATGGTGTCATCGAGAGCAACTGGAATGAGATTGTTGATAACTTTGATGATATGAACTTAAAGGAGTCTCTTCTTCGGGGCATCTATGGTTATGGTTTTGAGAAGCCATCAGCTATTCAGCAGAGAGCTATTATTCCATGTATTAAAGATCCAAAAGGT ATTCTGGCACTTGGAGATTATATGGGAGCAACTTGTCATGCCTGCATTGGTGGAACAAATGttagaaatgaaatgcaaaaactgCAGGCTGAAGCACCACATATTGTTGTTGGAACACCAGGGAGAGTGTTTGATATGTTAAACAGAAGATATCTCTCTCCAAAATGGATCAAAATGTTCATTTTGGATGAAGCAGATGAAATGCTGAGCCGAGGGTTTAAGGATCaaatctatgagattttccaaaaATTAAATACTAGTATTCAGGTggtgttgctttctgccacaatGCCAAAGGATGTGTTGGAAGTGACCAAAAAATTCATGAGAGATCCAATTCGAATTTTGGTGAAGAAGGAAGAATTGACCCTTGAAGGAATCAAGAAGTTTTATATTAATGTTGAAAGAGAGGAATGGAAGTTGGATACACTTTGTGACTTGTACGAGACACTGACAATTACACAGGCTGTTATTTTCCTCAATACAAGGCGCAAGGTGGACTGGCTCACAGAGAAAATGCATGCCAGGGACTTCACAGTTTCTGCCCTGCATGGTGACatggaccagaaagaaagagaTGTTATCATGAGGGAATTTCGATCAGGGTCAAGCCGTGTTCTGATCACTACTGACTTGTTGGCTCATGGAATTGATGTGCAACAAGTGTCATTGGTTATAAACTATGATCTACCTACCAATCGTGAAAATTATATTCACAGAATTGGCAGAGGGGATCGATTTGGGAGGAAAGGTGTGGCTATAAACTTTGTTACTGAAGAAGACAAGAGGATTCTTCGTGACATTGAGACTTTCTACAATACTACAGTGGAGGAAATGCCAATGAATGTGGCCGACCTTATTTAA